One genomic window of Cydia strobilella chromosome 11, ilCydStro3.1, whole genome shotgun sequence includes the following:
- the LOC134745577 gene encoding uncharacterized protein LOC134745577, with product MDLSQVRTDIAEMKNSIDSKLDDLAGRMSTIESRVSALEDCKTELDDVKKTLNDIMTDSRKNEQWVRRSNIQINGVPETKGENLFTVINSLAEACGFSLNTNTDIDFVTRVAVRNDTDNSKPKPIIVKMQARYKKDDFMACLRKLKNLKAADLGYGASPNKIYINDHLSSYNKFLLKEAKQRAAAKEYKFCWVRNCTVMVRRNENSPIIYITSEDSLNKIV from the coding sequence ATGGATCTATCCCAAGTCCGAACAGACATAGCCGAAATGAAGAATAGTATTGATTCTAAATTAGATGATTTAGCTGGGAGAATGAGCACTATAGAGTCACGCGTCAGCGCGCTTGAAGACTGCAAAACGGAACTTGATGACGTCAAAAAAACACTCAACGACATCATGACAGACTCTAGGAAAAATGAGCAGTGGGTCCGGCGCTCAAATATTCAGATTAACGGAGTTCCTGAAACAAAAGGAGAGAATCTCTTCACTGTGATAAACAGCTTAGCAGAAGCGTGCGGCTTTTCGTTGAACACGAATACTGATATCGACTTTGTTACCCGGGTCGCCGTGAGAAACGATACGGACAACTCCAAACCAAAGCCTATTATAGTGAAGATGCAGGCTCGCTATAAAAAGGATGACTTTATGGCGTGTCTGCGTAAACTGAAAAATTTAAAAGCCGCTGACCTGGGTTACGGTGCTAGCccgaataaaatttatataaacgaTCACCTGTCCAGCTACAACAAATTCCTTCTCAAAGAAGCGAAGCAACGGGCCGCTGCGAAAGAATATAAATTCTGCTGGGTTCGTAACTGCACTGTCATGGTTCGCCGCAACGAGAACTCGCCAATTATCTATATTACGTCTGAAGATTCTTTAAACAAAATTGTATAA